In the Thalassoglobus sp. JC818 genome, one interval contains:
- a CDS encoding altronate dehydratase family protein, with amino-acid sequence MSDDTGFLLLHPSDNIVVARRHLKPGASWSGNSVTVNARERVDLGHKMAISAIAQGEAIRKFGQPIGFATQAIEPGENVHTHNVGLGHLGHSYEYCTSLVTLPPPKEQRTFQGFRRPDGRAATRNYVGIISTVNCSATSARYIADAFDEQLLEQYPNVDGVVALSHKGGCAFEYGGSDHRLLARTLAGFAEHPNIGAYLIVGLGCETAQASFLTDEHNLVELNLPGNESRKPLVMNIQDQGGVAKTVERGVAMLKELLPEVNQVERVPIPVSELILATECGGSDGNSGVTANPAVGIASDLLVAAGGTSILAEVPEIYGGEHLLTRRAATREIADKLLERIQWWEDYAKKFGAQIDNNPSVGNKKGGLTTIFEKSLGAIAKGGSSPLRAVYEYAERVSEKGFVIMDTPGYDPPSVTGMVAGGANLVVFTTGRGSCFGCKPVPTIKVATNSLMYHRMVDDMDLNAGRILDGEATVEQVGEELFEMLISVASGEQTKSEQQGIGDEEFCPWTPGPVF; translated from the coding sequence ATGAGTGACGACACAGGATTCTTGCTGCTTCATCCTTCGGACAACATTGTTGTCGCACGCCGTCACCTGAAACCTGGGGCCAGCTGGAGCGGGAATTCTGTGACCGTGAATGCTCGTGAGAGAGTTGATCTCGGGCACAAGATGGCGATCTCTGCAATCGCTCAAGGGGAAGCAATTCGCAAGTTCGGTCAACCGATTGGTTTCGCAACTCAGGCGATTGAACCTGGAGAAAATGTCCACACGCACAATGTCGGTCTCGGCCATCTAGGCCACTCGTACGAGTATTGCACGTCGCTAGTGACATTGCCGCCTCCAAAAGAACAACGGACGTTCCAGGGATTTCGCCGACCGGATGGGCGCGCAGCGACTCGAAATTACGTCGGCATCATCAGCACCGTCAACTGCTCAGCGACTTCGGCTCGCTACATCGCAGACGCGTTCGACGAACAGCTTCTCGAACAGTATCCGAATGTTGATGGAGTGGTCGCGCTCTCACACAAAGGTGGGTGCGCCTTCGAATACGGCGGATCTGACCATCGGCTCCTCGCACGAACACTTGCTGGATTTGCTGAGCACCCGAACATTGGTGCTTATCTGATTGTCGGGCTGGGATGCGAGACGGCTCAGGCTTCGTTTTTGACAGACGAGCACAATCTCGTGGAATTGAATCTTCCAGGGAATGAATCTCGCAAGCCGCTGGTGATGAACATTCAAGATCAGGGAGGAGTGGCAAAGACTGTTGAGCGGGGAGTTGCCATGCTCAAAGAACTGCTTCCTGAAGTCAATCAGGTCGAGCGAGTCCCGATTCCCGTATCGGAGTTGATCCTCGCGACCGAATGCGGGGGAAGCGATGGAAACAGCGGAGTAACAGCCAACCCCGCTGTGGGGATTGCCAGTGATCTGCTTGTGGCTGCCGGAGGAACTTCAATCTTGGCCGAAGTTCCGGAGATTTATGGTGGCGAGCACTTGTTAACGCGCCGGGCAGCCACGCGTGAGATCGCGGACAAATTGCTCGAACGGATTCAATGGTGGGAGGACTACGCCAAGAAATTCGGAGCACAAATCGACAACAACCCGTCCGTGGGAAACAAAAAGGGAGGCCTGACGACGATCTTCGAAAAGTCACTCGGAGCCATCGCAAAGGGGGGAAGCTCACCGCTTCGAGCAGTCTACGAGTATGCAGAGCGCGTGAGTGAGAAAGGGTTCGTCATCATGGATACTCCCGGATACGATCCTCCGTCGGTTACGGGCATGGTCGCAGGGGGAGCCAATCTTGTCGTCTTCACGACCGGCCGCGGCAGCTGCTTCGGGTGCAAACCGGTTCCGACGATCAAGGTGGCAACCAACTCGTTGATGTATCACCGAATGGTGGACGACATGGATTTGAACGCTGGCAGAATTCTCGATGGCGAAGCAACGGTTGAGCAGGTGGGAGAAGAGCTCTTCGAAATGCTCATCTCAGTCGCCAGTGGCGAACAGACGAAGAGTGAGCAGCAGGGGATTGGAGATGAAGAGTTCTGCCCCTGGACACCCGGACCAGTCTTCTAA